Proteins encoded within one genomic window of Augochlora pura isolate Apur16 chromosome 11, APUR_v2.2.1, whole genome shotgun sequence:
- the LOC144477304 gene encoding uncharacterized protein LOC144477304, giving the protein MVEEKQEFKSQIHVSGNNKQVDVSRILKDGNNLINKKGMKRNILTQRKKTGLGKKMKAKDKIHEQNSENVNPSLNYNNTDAYKCQFGWSKLILQYLPHNLRLTQDELKILFTKYKLDGHFEANGNSRPLFSDFLNNRQNTMNDENYFSNKSKHTFDTQRLHYSDNRDTYENLYNNNVNENQQNFKHDADRQQENHISEMCDIGNHFPSNSANIENIFPEQYGNFHNENNNFSYNVQDENFQNISGDSQQCDMQHIDQPWNSNMYYDLHMKERYDDMVLINGYDDYQLWINRQSNDITETSNSEYKYGAQIFSEQNDLNMYSSNVNPYNFINNENSDYTATTNYNYHAELDVTNTSASLISSSTNIVNDYI; this is encoded by the exons ATGGTTGAAGAAAAGCAAGAATTTAAATCACAGATACATGTCAGTGGAAACAATAAACAAGTAGATGTTAGCAGGATCCTGAAAGATGGCAATAACTTG ATTAATAAAAAGGGTATGAAACGTAACATATTGACACAACGTAAGAAGACAGGTCTAGGGAAGAAAATGAAAGCTAAGGATAAAATACATGAACAAAATTCTGAGAATGTCAATCCATCATTGAACTATAACAACACAGATGCATACAAATGTCAATTTGGATGGTCGAaactaattttacaatatttgccACATAATCTAAGACTTACACAAGAtgagttgaaaatattatttactaaatataagtTGGATGGACATTTTGAAGCGAATGGAAATTCCAGACCATTGTTTTCTGATTTCCTAAATAACAGACAGAATACAATGAATGatgaaaactatttttctaaCAAGTCAAAGCATACTTTTGATACACAACGTTTACACTATAGTGACAATAGAGATAcatatgaaaatttgtataacaataatgttaatgaaaatcaACAAAACTTCAAACATGACGCAGATAGACAACAAGAAAATCATATCAGTGAAATGTGTGATATAGGAAATCATTTCCCAAGCAATTCAgcaaatatagaaaatatttttccagaacAATATGGTAATTTCCACAacgaaaataacaatttttcatataatgttcaagatgaaaattttcaaaatatcagTGGAGATTCACAACAATGTGATATGCAGCATATTGATCAGCCGTGGAATTCAAATATGTATTATGATCTTCACATGAAAGAGAGGTATGATGATATGGTTTTAATAAATGGATATGATGATTATCAATTATGGATAAATCGACAGTCAAACGACATCACTGAAACTAGTAATTCTGAGTATAAGTATGGCGCACAGATTTTTTCAGAACAAAATGATTTGAATATGTATAGTTCAAATGTAAAtccatataattttataaataatgaaaattctgATTATACTGCTACTACTAATTATAACTATCACGCCGAACTAGATGTTACTAATACATCAGCTTCACTAATTTCGTCATCTACGAATATTGTTAACGActatatttaa
- the LOC144476881 gene encoding apoptosis regulatory protein Siva, with amino-acid sequence MPKRACPFEDDLSPQLKIHVRQRHVDNGICQEEQMKIVYGRTMDLLKEGVKSLSRKLNSSMDMNSTDLYSLKVTSPRKNKQKHSSKQMVLNSKLELLGMDKAIRDVQPKYDLCGCTRVIDQNIRNKCSYCDQVLCNSCLVECISCTELFCQNCSLPVYDYEERSKCFNCYK; translated from the exons ATGCCGAAACGTGCGTGTCCATTTGAAGACGATTTATCACCGCAGTTAAAAATACACGTAAGACAAAGGCATGTTGATAACGGCATTTGCCAAGAAGAACAAATGAAGATCGTTTATG GTAGAACAAtggatttattaaaagaaggtGTTAAATCGTTATCTCGTAAACTGAATTCATCCATGGACATGAATTCGACAGACTTGTATTCGTTGAAAGTAACATCTCCTCGTAAAAATAAGCAAAAACATAGTTCGAAGCAAATGGTATTAAACAGTAAGTTAGAATTATTAGGAATGGATAAAGCTATAAGG GATGTTCAACCGAAATATGATCTTTGCGGATGTACTCGTGTTATAGATCAAAATATACGTAATAAGTGTTCTTACTGTGATCAAGTTTTATGTAATTCATGCTTGGTTGAATGCATCAGTTGTACAGAACTATTTTGCCAAAATTGTTCTTTGCCAGT GTACGATTATGAAGAAAGGAGCAAGTgctttaattgttataaataa
- the LOC144476684 gene encoding uncharacterized protein LOC144476684, translating into MEFIVNRLKALVVLLLGIFRRAMCCLRRRRRSSCDSIPLSAVGVVPSTTNNTAESEQWDQWEENPVVVVPDKPVNTIQAKIEQYRQQASKPTDVPEEQQTNFFEDMTPRITRQTKILVKDKKSETVSWNSSKFAVINNPILSNELEEWEDNIVGWEEETSKEFGDATKTLREQKRQEREQRLFEQQQKRLERNSRPQPLGAKLSS; encoded by the exons ATGGAGTTTATAGTAAATCGACTGAAAGCTCTTGTAGTACTTCTCCTGGGAATATTCAGACGGGCAATGTGTTGTCTTCGTCGTAGACGTAGATCATCCTGCGATTCCATTCCGTTGTCAGCGGTCGGTGTAGTTCCAAGCACTACAAACAACACAGCA GAATCAGAGCAGTGGGATCAATGGGAAGAAAATCCTGTTGTTGTTGTGCCAGACAAACCAGTGAATACGATACAAGCTAAAATCGAGCAATACAGACAGCAAGCATCTAAGCCAACCGATGTGCCAGAAGAGCAGCAAACAAATTTCTTTGAG GACATGACGCCTAGGATTACCAGACAAACTAAGATTTTAGTGAAAGATAAAAAATCAGAAACTGTCTCATGGAATTCTTCAAAGTTTGCTGTAATTAATAACCCTATACTGTCT aaTGAACTTGAAGAATGGGAAGACAATATTGTTGGCTGGGAGGAAGAAACATCGAAGGAGTTTGGTGATGCTACAAAAACATTGAGAGAACAGAAGAGACAGGAACGAGAACAGAGACTGTTTGAGCAACAACAAAAGAGACTTGAACGTAATTCCAGACCACAACCATTAGGAGCAAAACTATCCTCTTGA